The following is a genomic window from Gadus morhua chromosome 23, gadMor3.0, whole genome shotgun sequence.
TGCTAGTATATCTGGAGTACTGAAAATGTATCAAAAAAAAGTTCTAGCAGTTGATTGTTTTTCTCTTCAAAAGTATCTGGTCAGCCATCTTGAAGCTCATTGGCCGGCACTGAATGAGATGCATTTCTATTGGACGGTATAATGCGTTGGGGGCGTGGCGGTGGTCCACTCCAATGGTGGAGGAGTGGAGCTGGACGTGATGAGcttcaggagggagggggggaggccaaTGCGAATCTTTTGTGCAGCCTGTGAAACAAGCACAGAAACTTGTATTGCATTTTtcataaaatgtgtgtgaatgaatgagtgtgtgaatgaatgagtgtgagtgaatgagtgagggacACTTACTCAAGCTCCCCGACCTTCCTCTTCACCCAGGGCTCATTATCTTTGCAGCAGAACAACTTACCGCTCTCTGTTTTGAaactacacaaaacacagagatACCGTTAGTAGTCTGAGCCATGGATGACACCCTATATGAGGTTAACAAATCCTAACACACACGTTTAAACGAAGACACACATCTTAACACACTTTCAAAGCTAGAGATGTTTCTTTTGAAGAGCACATTCGTTCCATATGGCTGGTCCCTTACATGACGGCATTGACACAGTGATGGTTTCTCTTTTGCACCATGTAGGCCACGATGGTTTCAGTGATCTCCTGTTTGGTCACCCTGGTGCAGCATTCAGGGACCTTCTGAGGTACTgaagaagagacagaaagacggttAGTTTCCCTAACTTTCTCATTGTAAGACGGCAGTCCGTACCTTGGTTCTCGTGGCGTACCCTGAGAACCCAGGTCCCCGTCggccccatcctcccctcacctgcagATCCTTGTCCGGTCAGAGCGACCaccacagccagcagcagcaggctcttcGTCACGGGGCCACAGGTCGTCATCTTCactggttctgattggctgcttttAAAGATcaagagatagacaggaagacgACAGATACGATCAGGTGTTAATGCTCTTCTACAGTTAGACCAGTGGACTGCCGTCTCTCAGCAGGACAGGGATATTTATATTGTGATAAAGGAGAAGTGCTGAGCATTTAATCAGAGTCATTGGAATGACATTGAATGACATAAGTTATTTGAACCTTATGAAATAAAACGGTTGCGTATAAGTGCTCCTTTTTGTGTTGAAATCAAGGGGTGGGGGCGaaggttggggttagggctGTCCTACCCATCGTTTTTACACACTTTTGTTCTGTTCGTCCAAACAGAGTTGAACCTCATTGATTATTGAGTGAGAGACCAATGTTAGTGTTGATCTGGAAGGGGGGGCTGGTCTCAGTGGACCACCTCATGATAGAGCGTGTAGCTCAGCTTgttgacccccccacccccctcttatacacttgttgtatgttgtacgtcctggcacttaatgtagacacttattgtatgttgtacgtcctggcacttaatgcacacacttattgtatgatgtacgtcctggcacttgcaAATAGTGCTTAGcattatgtagcatcttatcctagctatctttgttgcatacagtgtgtatttgtgtttagaTATTTTACCATAAGTAAAGTAATGGTTGATTAGGAGGCAGGTACTGAGCAGGCACGGCGTTATGGGTGGGCCTGATGGACCTAGGACCACCCATGTTTAAAAGGTCCACCCAAAacgtttcttcttcttcttcaaaaaaaaaaggaatgttatattttaatcattattattataactttttgATTGGGGAATAGAGGTTAAATGacaaaatcatgaaataatgAAGATGGAGAGTCAGGTTATAGAATAGGACtcaatttatttatattcagaCACACAAAATACTCTTGAATATTAAAATGCTGAAAACGGATCAATTAATGAATAGCTAGAACCTTCAAGAAATCCAGTGAACTTATAGATAAACAACGATACAACATTGTAACATAAAGCGCTGCCATTGATAAATACAACTAATTAATAGGACTCTTtcgaaaatacatttaaatgtcctGCTATCTTATCATAAGTTAATAAATAACCTATAAGGGGTTGACAATGTAGAGAAGAGGATTAGGGTAACATGTGATTCTCTTTTTTTGAGTTCTGACTTCAAACTCAGAACTCATTCAAAAAAATTATCATGTGGCCCTAAAACACTCCCGCAAAAATGCTTGTTTATCTGGAGTActgaaaattaattaaaaaatatgttctAGCAGTTCATTGTTTCCCTCTTCAAAAGTATCTGGCCAGCCATCTTGAAGCTCATTGGCCGGCGCTGAATAAGATGCATTTCTATTGGACGGTATAATGCGTTGAGGGCGTGGCGTTGGTTCTCTCCaatggtggaggagagaagcTGGAGGTGATGAGctacaggagggagggggtggaggccaATGCTAATCTTTTGTTCAGCCTGTGAAACAAACGCAGGAACTTACATTACATTTTTCATAAAATGTGCGGAATGAATGAGTGTCgaaatgaatgagtgtgtgagtgaatgagtgtgtgagtgaatgagtgagggacACTTACACAAACTGCCCGACCATCCTCATCACCCAGGGCTCATTATGTTTGCAGCAGTACAAACTACTACGCTCCGTTTGGAAACTACACAAAACGCAGAGAGACCGTGAGTAGTCTGAGCCATGGATGACACCCTATATGAGGTTAACACATCCTAACACACAAGTTTAAACGAAGACACACATCCTAGCGCACGTTCAAAGCTAGAGATGTTTCTGTTGAATGACACAATTCGTTCCATATGGCTGGTCCCTTACATGACGGCATTGACACAGGGATAGTTTCTCTTTTGCACCATGTAGTCCACGATGGTTTCAGTGATCTTTCCTCTGCTCACCCTGGTGCAGCATTCAGAGACCTTCTGAGGTACTGaacaagagacagaaagacggttATTTTTCCCTAACTTTCACATTGTAAGACGGCAATTCATACCTTGGTTCTCGTGGCGTACCCTGAGAACCCTCACCTGCAGATCCTTGTCCGATCAGAGCGACCaccacagccagcagcagcaggctcttcGTCACGGGGCCACAGGTTGTCATCTTCactggttctgattggctgcttttAACGATcaagagatagacaggaagacgACAGATAAGATCTGGTGTTAATGCTCTGCTACCGTTAGACCAGTGGACTGCCCTCTCTCAGCAGGACAGGGATATTTATATTGTGATAAAGGAGAAGTGCTGAGCATTTAATCAGAGTCATTGGAATGACATTGAATGACATAAGTCATTTGAACCTTATGAAATAAAACGGTCGCGTAAAAGTGCTCCTTTTTGTGTTGAAATCATGCGGTGGGGgcgagggttagggttcggtCTGTCCTAGCCATCGTTTTTGCACACTTTTGTTCTGTTCGTCCAAACACAGTTGAACCGCTTTGATTATTGAGTGAGAGACCAATGTTAGTGTTGATCTGGAAGGGGTCTGTTGGGGTTCCGTTTCCGGTATAGAACCGCGAGGGTGGGGGCCTCAACAGCTGGGTTTTTTTGAgaggggggcgtgtgtgtgtgtgtgtgtgtgtgtgtgtgtgtgtgtgtgtgtgtgtgtgtgtgtgtgtgtgtgtgtgtgtgtgtgtgtgtgtgtgttctgttgatCTGTTGTCAGGACAACAAAgctgaacacatacacatgcacacacacacaactctctctctctctctctctctcactcactcactcactcactcactcactcactcactcactcactcactcactcactcacccgcaCAAACAAtatgtctcactcactcactcactcacacattgacacacacaatatgtctcacacacacacacacgcacgcacgcacgcacgcacgcacgcacgcacgcacgcacacacacacacacacacacacctgttcttcTCTGCTGTCGATAACCACCAGGTCTGCGTTTCTCTGCAGACAGTCTCCTCTGCTGGCCGTCCAGTTCTTCTTAGTAGTAGAAATAAGGTAGACACTCTCGCCGTGAAACATCCAGCCACGAAGTGccaattcatctgttgaatgtaaaagaaaatcCTTAACAAACACAGAACTGCTTATCCTACCGTCTTCGTTACTGACACGcaaccctgagacctgaccttaaCAGACCACAAGGAGGCATGACCTTAATAgacgacaatagaaacctgacttTAGTAGACCACGATAGAAATCGGTCCATCTTTGTGGAAGTGCCTTAGAATTGTAAACCCAGTTTAATGGAGCGCATAGCGAAGAGCTATGGGGAAGGAGAATAACAAGCACCTGCACTACCACTGTGCTGCCAGAAGACAcccttcatttattttatttggttgTAGTTTAACAAGTtgatacggaagaggattagagccacacataaaaaataaaaaaaattctgtcAGAATTCTAATTTTAttatcagaattctgacttttacCATTAACAAAATggctttttcttcttcctcctactgcataaagcaaagtgtctctcccacagaGTTTGGTCCCTACAGGTATCCGttgttctgactttaaagtcaaaaTTACgatttttttctcagaattctgagattaaaatcagaattctgagattaaagtcagaattctgagattaaaatcagaattctgactttaaaatcAGAGCTACGGGTAACTGTTTTTTCTTacatgtggccctaatcctcttcagTACCGTCTATGCTCTATTAGCTTGACAATATAAATGTGAAGTTATGACAAAGAGGGGACGTTcaaatataaatcacaaaaccAGAGGTtgtttttgaaaaaataaataataacgcGTTTGCTTTGATAAATCCCTCACCAAGTTCATCCAGtaagtgctctctcccctccttccaaggtgacggtgagtctaggacaggccagaggaatacagaagatatgagctctaaaacagagcaacatcgtctctaaacatcataggacccacagccaaccaaacacaaagtccatcCCCCTTGAAAGAAAACACgttattattaataatcatactaattaaaaaaacaataactataattatcAGTAACattttataataaggtgccataataaatagcaaactagtcattacctaaacCTTcgttaatattaattaatattaattgttactaaaatatctatttggcacaagttaatatttttttcatcattaattaaatattagttctttgcataaccctaacccaaggtTGCCAATTGGCTACCTGACGTGAGAGTTTaagatgtttttttaaaaacctGGCCAAGACAGACCGAAGTGGCCTACAGTCACGcgtagcatacacacaaaacattcgAAAAATATAACAACtaaaaggggggtgggggaggaggcttAAGGAGGTGGGtgatattaaaaatatatatatagttttgcaaaaaagtgtAGTCTAAAATAGACATAACGTCTCCGCTGGGAGAGTGTGGCGAAGGCAGGGCTGTTATCTCAATCTTGCCCTTGTCTTGTCTTGCTTGGCCACTGCGCACTGACCAAGTGTGCTGAGTAACTTgtccgacaggcctgctattatatggTAGTAAGATCATTCATATTATTAACACCAAttctaacaaaaacaatattatcattatcattgctGTTACTACAGTAAAACATTAATATGATATAACTGTATTGTAATTCTATTGAGGATGATAtgatttagactcactgaagcgcagggagatgaggagaatactcagcagtccgatgctcacaatgacagtgatgtgaaaGCATAGAGCTTTTCaggagtaggacacacacacacacacacacacacacacacacacacacacacacacacacacacacacacacacacacacacacacacacacggtcactttggctaaaaaagttttCTAAACATAAATCATAAGTGTATGTGgaggaaaatgtattttttgggaTAATTTTGTTGGACTGGGTTCTTTCTTTTAAATTCTCTAAAAGAGGGACACCTAATCTcctcttcctggtctcctcccggtccaaagacgtgtcTCCAGGTTCCTCAGAGGctccagggtccggttcagagatggtgacCATGGTTACTCTCTGACGGCTTCTACGGCTTCGGAACTTAGCCTTCCTCTTTGCTCTATCAGCTGGAAAAACGACGTCACTTGTTTTAATTCTGACCATTTATCAGCTTGCAATCTGGTTGCATCAGTGTcaggaaatgtttttctttaacTTTTATCAGATGCCTTCATTTGCCACACAGACTCACGgacgcactcaagcacacacacgcacggacataCAGAGTAATGTACACACATTTATTCATACTGCGTGTCTATCATTCACAGTCTAGACtccctacggtctgcagaatccctccccgtctTGAAGAAACACCTGAAGACCTCTACTGAGAACGCCTCAGTAAGTGATGACTGGTACTGTGGCTCTCGTGTTGAGTTTAGAACACACTTAAGCAGAACAAGTACTGGTATCAagcatacatgttattattaCCACATTTTtgacatatacgcacacatagttatacagtaatgcaaacagaaatacatacgtacacacacagaaatcgaGGGGGGACCACATGTGGCCTGCATGTCACCAGGGTCTTTCACATTGGTCCAGgcagaaaatatgttttttttgtaagtaTTGTGTGATAATTTGAGATATGTTCATATTAATGACAAACGTATATaattatgttaaattcataAGTAGCCTACACCTGATATCACTTCAATTAAATGAATAGCCATTATTATACCACCACATTTTTGAGTAAATAAACCATTGTCACTCTAAATACACCAATATTCTACAAAACTAAACTTGTGTTCTGCTCCCTAAagttactctgcactctgttcaACGTATTTAACCAACATAT
Proteins encoded in this region:
- the LOC115537269 gene encoding C-C motif chemokine 4 — translated: MTTCGPVTKSLLLLAVVVALTGQGSAVPQKVPECCTRVTKQEITETIVAYMVQKRNHHCVNAVIFKTESGKLFCCKDNEPWVKRKVGELELHKRFALASPPPS